Genomic segment of Gymnogyps californianus isolate 813 chromosome 16, ASM1813914v2, whole genome shotgun sequence:
GCTCTCCCTTCAACACAGCTCCAAGCTTTAGACCCGAAGTAACGCCAAGCCTCCTTCAGAGACAGCCTACCCAGCGAGGGCCAGGGACACCGACCCTTTCCTCCGCAACCACGCGGCTCTGCGAAGCACACTCACTCTGTTGGCCGtaactgctgctctgctggctgtACTGGCTCGGGGCCTGGCTGTAGGATCCCGTCTGGGGCGGGTAACTAGtcggcggcggctgctgcccgTAGCTGCTTTGCTGGCCATAGCTAGTCTGCTGTCCGTAGGTGCTCTGTTGCCCGTAGGTGCTCTGCTGGGAGTAAGTGCTCTGATCGTAACTGCTTGGCTGTGTGGAGGAATAGCTGGAAGATAAAAGCATTGTAAAGATGAGCCAATTCACTGGCAACGTGCATTAGGCTGCAGAAGTGCCTCATACTAGAAGGTAATGCAATTATAAGCCATATGTAGTGGTGTAAACCATTTAAAAAGGTGAAGTCATCCTATGGAGGCTAGTCTGGCGGCAGGAGACAAAATAAACCGGGTAGACTGCTAAAAGCGAAATCCATGCGACCGTTCACAATTTATTGATACCTCTAGAAAGAGGCAGAAGCGCCGGGGCAAAAATCAGTGGCAATGCAAGTAACAGTCCTCCTTTCTGCCTtggcactgaaatatttcagctgatgGATAACGAAACAGTCCCCCCTCACACATCTCAGGCTTTGAGAATTTCAAAACCTACCCTTCAGAAGTTCGCATCAGCATATTAAAGACACCTCAGGGGAAGAGGTGAGCCCCTTGTCAAAGCCAGGTGTAAGGAGGCAGCAAAAGGTCACTATAACACACTCCACAGCTAGGAAATTTCTCAAAAAACATTTGTCGCTGTTACACCTTGCTACTGCAGGCTGTGTACGCAGAGACGCTTAGGCACTCAATCATAGCCTCATCTTCCCTACGACAAGAAGTACACCAACAAGAACCgcacctccctcctcccaggaAACCAAAGCTCCTTTGACATCTGTTCGTTTAAAATCCCTTGAGAAAAACCCTTTTGCCCAAGCTAACCTGAAAGTTCCCAGGCCAGCTGCACGAGGCTTAGCCCGCTGGGAGAGTTACCTGGTAGGAGGATAGGAGGGAGGCGCAGTGACCGGCTGCATAGGGTAGCTGGCAGGCACCTGAGGATAGCTGTAGTTGCTCTGTCCATACCCTAGGCTGGGCTGGCTGTAGCCTGTCGTACTCGATTGCGGCTGGCTGGTCTCTGCTGGTTTGCTGCCATCCTGGGGTCTACGGAGCAATATCGAACAAGAAGGAAACGTGGGTGCAAAGCCCCACCTCTGGCAGCAGCGAAGGCGCTCGGATCCGCCCCCAGGACAGAACGGCACTACCTATTTCTTTGGGTAGCGTTACAAGCTGGCACAGCATCGGTGTCAGTCACTCTGGCAGCAGCTAATATACGCTCATTAAACACTAAACGTTTTAGCACCAGCTGACTGGGTATTTGCACACTCCCCTGCCATCAGGAAAGGTCCGGGCTGCATCCTGAACAGAGAGCACAGAGCACTACAGCTTCTGTTCACCAGCTGCCTTACGAAACCAAAGGCGAGGGATTTAGACTTTGGCTCTAGAATTGAGTCGAGGATGTGACACGGCCAGGAAAGCGGTCAGCAGCGCTGCCCCTCCGCTCGAGCTGGTTTTGCACAACGCTTGGAAACGACGAGCTCAAAAGCAGCCAGAAACATTGTCAGTTAAATGCACCATTGTTTGGTTTAGAATCCAGTGCAAGCAGATATTGCCCCATATACGTTATCtgatgaaagagaaaggatgctgggggctggactagatgacctttaaaggtcccttccaacccaaactattctatgattctacattTAGTGTTAACTCTCAAGGcctgaaaataaagagaatcCTTTGCATGTGATTCGCATGTCCCCTTCTATTTGTCCCGTACTGTTTATCATCTCTAAGTGTTTATCAGAGCGGAGTAAAAAGAGTTAAGCTACTTTTGTTGTACAAGctgggaaaaaattattttaaatgatgtcAGGATTCATACTTAAAGTGTAATCTGACAGATTCAGACAGAGCTGTGCCAGCCTCCGCCTTTCCTTACCGGAGTGGTTGCTACAAACATCAGGTAAACGAACAAAGCAGTTTTTACTCACTGCTAAACAAGTTTCCATTATGTATTCTAAATCTTTCATATCCTGAGCAAACAATTAAACTAAATACACTATTGACAGTGCCCAGACACAAGAGATTTAAAAAGGAAGCTGTCTACAGCATGTGCATCCACTCAAGAAGTCACAGTACGTAACAGTATCCTGCCTGACCCTGTGACTCAAGATCAGATCAGACCGGTCCGTTTTCTGTTCTACATCGTGAGTCAAGAGCCCATTTTTGCTGCTTGGTTGCTCTCCTCATCTCCCAGTAACAGTGCTGACTCACCGTGCCGGGGCAGAACCTACCTACGTGGCTTCCCCCCGGCCCTGAAACGCGACGGCATCGGATACAGCAAGAGCAAAGCTCAAGCGCAACGGGCAGAGAAAAGGCGTGAGCACAACCAGCGGGCCCCAGTTCAGCTGGCGGTGTGCTGGGGCTCTCCCCAACAGCAGAGCAAACACGGCCTcgggaggaagagaggaaccAGGCGTTGTTACCTTGCGGGAGCGGAcgctgctggctgctgcccgTAGGCTGGGTAGGCGGGCTGGGTGCCGTAAGCGGACGGTGCTGCGTAGGAAGCCTGGGTGGTGGTAACCGTAGCGGTGTTAGTATCGTAGGCGGCTGTGCCGTACCCCTGGACGGGCTGACTGTACGCCGGGGGGGCAGTCGGGGTGGTATAACCTAGAACAGACGACAGCCTCATCAGATTAGTTTGGCGACCTTCGCTCGTCACGTTTCAGACTATTGCGCTTCTGTTGACGGTTTATCAGACCTCGGGTACGACACCCATTTTACCACTGCAAAAATATCACAGATAACCTGAAAACGATGAACTAACGCACGCCACCTCTTCGCCTTCCACGGAGAAACCCCCTGCCCTGGGAAGCCTCAGCCTACAGCCCCAGCTCTACCCTCGCCATCCAGGATCACGCCGGATGTCCCACCATCACACTCCGAGGAGCTTTCTGGAAGCCACCCTTCCATCAGCATCCAAAGGCTGTTTGTTTACAGCTACCGAAGCTCACGGCTAACGTAATAAAGCGCCCACAGGGCAAGCTGAGGCATGCAGTGTCTTCTGAACACAGGAAGACTAAACAAAGCTCCTGTTAGCtctaaagtaaaagaaatccAATCGATTTAAGAAGTACGGTCCCATCCTTTcagcttttttgaaaaagaaaagcacaaaatggCACCAGGCTGACTTGACAAGTCTTTTTGAGCCATTTATGAAGTcttattttaaatcagtaattctggaaacaaaagaaaagcactttacGTTTGCTTTAACTTAAAGAGAAAGGTCAAAAAAGACACATAAGGTAGCTCCTGATGTTTTATgtacctttgcttttcttagaatttcagtttgttttagGTAAAAAGCTTAGAGCtcatacatttatttctgaacaaTTTTACAAGAATATCCAAGATCCCAAAACAGCTCCATTTAAATTAGTCTTTCCAGCAGCCGTCACTGTATAATTTAGCCGACCATTTGACTTGTCACAAAGGTGAACTGTAAACCCGGTATTAACACGGTGGCTTTTTATAGTTAAGAACCTTGCGAGCAGGTTTTCAAATTATGAAACGGAGacttaacatgaaaaaaaatcaattaaaaattttgttaGCAAAAGCTGActtactaaaaatataaaacatcgATTGCCAAAGAGCAGCCAACTGGTCTCAGTTTTATTGATGTGATCTTAATTGATGCAATTAAGATAACA
This window contains:
- the EWSR1 gene encoding RNA-binding protein EWS isoform X5, with protein sequence MASTDYSTYSQAAAQQGYSAYAPQPAQGYAQTTQTYGQQSYGTYGQPTDVSYTQPQTTATYGQTAYATSYGQPPTGYTTPTAPPAYSQPVQGYGTAAYDTNTATVTTTQASYAAPSAYGTQPAYPAYGQQPAASAPARPQDGSKPAETSQPQSSTTGYSQPSLGYGQSNYSYPQVPASYPMQPVTAPPSYPPTSYSSTQPSSYDQSTYSQQSTYGQQSTYGQQTSYGQQSSYGQQPPPTSYPPQTGSYSQAPSQYSQQSSSYGQQSSFRQDHPSSMNVYGQDSGGFSGPGENRNMSGPDNRGRGRGGYDRGGMSRGGRGGGRGGMGLQSESLVYTSILKKYPYSVLSRQHNEKWD